A stretch of Podospora bellae-mahoneyi strain CBS 112042 chromosome 5, whole genome shotgun sequence DNA encodes these proteins:
- the VPS41 gene encoding Vacuolar protein sorting-associated protein 41 (COG:U; BUSCO:EOG09260EQD; EggNog:ENOG503NWZR) → MTGSSPQPGDNDPHHGKSPTESSSAGVALKHPPASDATTTGPMGGLRVNTGAGATSDDETDDTLEQSSDEDGEREEEGEEEAEEGEEESEDEDEEPKLKYARLTQHLGPLYRNGDATSTFLVAGDKQIIGTHNGNIHVIQLPVFQPLRVYHAHSASVTAVSISPYPPPLSTLRPDATPKATPSSPRRPGSSIGEGHVVPTPSPRRATQLQNTVPNTPSNNIYIATSSMDGNVCVQSLVDVKDVSLRNFARPIQAVALSPDYKHDKTYLSGGLSGQLILTTGAPLGRSTATTTGAAAQAAGWLGGMVGASTGKDTVLHSGEGTINTIKWSLSGKYVVWLNEHGIKIMRTKLHLESADADDAWKRIGHIDRPQTAEWETMASVWKGRAEWIDEQAVEPDEPEKESHEVLLSPAAERLKQQQVKHSKTIERLLVGWGGTIWIIHVHPGGVGVGKHAGEKSAGRAEIVKLLRMDCIISGISLYTQNLILVLAYCLPDDDDANEQDDGTAARGHKHTLSSGSEPSGGIRRRQNNQPPELRLIDLTSQAEVDKDGLTLSRFERLSSNDYHLGVLPAQTVAAAASSRGALETLAGLGTEMLNAALNPISLFSSGASIRSKDSNEGTSPVKIAAASALLRSKGGSVHPNLTKPGVKIFIHSPYDCILATRRDLGDHLSWLLERQQYQQAWELVNEHPEIMSTAVDTSPLSPDHTQTTDDFYDETASLAEGMQSMYSAAEKEKRRIGELWLQELVEGGDWVRAGQTCGKVLGTPDRWEKWVWTFAGANKFDEIVNHIPTERTRPPIPGTIYEVVLGHYLETSKPQFRELLERWSPDLFEITTITTALENQLNYREVREDSVDDGEVGRDWRIVMESLAKLHEANGRNREALKCYIKLQDADNAMRLIKDGHLADAVADDIPSFLTLRVHQGQAKMSNDELEQATHEAITLLVDEAQHGLVKPDVVVEQLQEKKLDLYTFFYLRGLWRGQGIHEHSGESRARLVTDSQSLVDNFADLAVHLFAKYDQGLLMSFLKTSTAYAFEEAVKECDRYDYIPELVYLYSKTGQMKRALTLIIERLGDVSRAIAFAKEQDDPDLWEDLLEYSMDKPRFIRGLLEEVGTAINPITLVRRIPEGLEIDGLREGLKHIMKEHDIQHSISSGVAKVLRSEVAAAQNLLRSGQRKGVKFEVVVKGGDHVDVKAKDVPTVVGEKHEVVDDGVDNEEVPKPPGKKWAPGHCAGCCEAFTEWEMETLVGFACGHVYHLSHLLEKMHPGERVDQSLVNAVGESVSHRIGAKVTHAMLLRDKIAGGCPVCKEAEET, encoded by the exons ATGACAGGAAGCTCGCCACAGCCCGGCGACAACGACCCCCACCATGGCAAGAGCCCGACTGAGTCCAGCAGCGCTGGTGTAGCGCTCAAGCACCCACCAGCCAGCGACGCGACAACAACAGGCCCAATGGGGGGGCTCAGGGTTAACACAGGCGCTGGCGCAACCTCTGACGATGAAACCGATGACACATTAGAGCAGTctagtgatgaggatggtgaaagggaggaagagggcgaggaagaggcagaagagggcgaggaagaaagcgaggatgaagatgaggagcCAAAGCTCAAGTACGCGCGATTGACTCAACATCTCGGGCCTCTTTACCGCAATGGAGATGCGACAAGCACCTTTCTAGTTGCTGGAGACAAACAGATCATAGGAACACATAATGGAAACATC CATGTCATTCAACTCCCTGTTTTCCAACCATTACGAGTCTATCATGCCCACTCAGCCTCTGTTACAGCCGTTTCCATCTCCCCATACCCTCCACCACTGTCGACGCTCAGACCCGATGCCACCCCGAAAGCTACTCCAAGTAGCCCTCGAAGACCGGGTTCATCTATCGGCGAAGGCCATGTTgtcccaacaccatcaccgagaaGGGCCacccaactccaaaacaCAGTGCCGAATACCCCGTCCAACAATATTTACATTGCTACCTCGTCGATGGACGGAAATGTCTGTGTACAATCTCTGGTCGATGTCAAGGATGTGTCGCTGCGCAACTTTGCTCGCCCTATCCAAGCCGTCGCTCTGTCTCCAGACTACAAGCACGACAAGACATATCTTTCTGGCGGGTTGTCGGGTCAGCTAATTCTGACGACGGGTGCGCCGCTCGGTCGAAGTACTGCCACAACAACGGGGGCAGCTGCGCAAGCGGCAGGTTGGCTTGGTGGCATGGTCGGCGCCAGCACAGGAAAAGATACCGTTTTGCACTCTGGCGAGGGAActatcaacaccatcaagtGGTCTTTGTCGGGAAAATACGTCGTCTGGCTGAACGAACATGGCATCAAGATCATGCGTACAAAGCTTCATCTGGAGAGCGCCGATGCAGACGATGCCTGGAAGCGCATCGGCCACATTGATCGGCCTCAGACGGCAGAGTGGGAGACTATGGCCAGCGTGTGGAAGGGAAGGGCTGAATGGATCGACGAGCAAGCCGTCGAGCCTGATGAGCCTGAGAAGGAATCTCATGAAGTCCTCCTTTCGCCAGCTGCGGAAAGACTGAAACAACAGCAGGTCAAGCACAGCAAGACGATAGAGCGTctcttggttggttggggtgggacCATCTGGATCATACATGTTCACCCCGGGGGCGTCGGCGTTGGAAAGCATGCCGGGGAGAAGTCCGCTGGCCGGGCAGAGATTGTAAAGTT ACTTCGCATGGATTGCATTATTTCTGGCATTTCGTTATATACCCAAAACTTGATATTAGTTCTCGCCTATTGTTTGccggacgacgacgatgccAACGAACAAGACGACGGTACCGCGGCTCGCGGCCACAAGCACACATTATCCAGTGGTAGCGAGCCATCAGGCGGAATTCGTCGCAGGCAAAACAACCAGCCTCCCGAACTGCGGCTGATCGATCTCACTTCTCAGGCAGAGGTCGACAAAGATGGCCTGACGCTCAGCCGGTTCGAAAGGCTTTCGTCCAATGACTACCACCTTGGTGTCTTGCCAGCTCAAAcagtggctgctgctgcctctaGTAGGGGCGCCCTGGAGACgttggctgggctgggcaCTGAGATGCTCAACGCGGCTCTCAACCctatctctctcttcagCTCAGGTGCCAGTATCAGAAGCAAGGACAGCAACGAGGGCACATCGCCAGTCAAGATTGCTGCCGCGTCGGCTCTCTTGCGATCAAAGGGTGGATCTGTGCATCCAAATCTCACCAAGCCCGGAGTCAAGATCTTTATACATAGTCCGTATGACTGCATCCTCGCGACAAGGAGAGATTTGGGGGATCATCTGTCGTGGTTGTTGGAGCGACAGCAGTACCAGCAAGCATGGGAGCTTGTCAACGAGCACCCCGAGATCATGTCGACGGCTGTCGACACGAGCCCATTATCGCCGGACCATACTCAGACAACCGACGACTTTTACGATGAGACCGCTTCCCTTGCCGAGGGAATGCAATCGATGTACTCGGCGgcagaaaaggaaaagaggcGGATCGGCGAACTGTGGCTGCAAGAGCtggttgagggtggcgaCTGGGTACGAGCTGGACAGACCTGTGGAAAGGTTTTGGGAACTCCGGACCGCTGGGAGAAGTGGGTGTGGACATTTGCTGGGGCGAACAAGTTTGACGAGATTGTCAATCACATCCCTACCGAGCGGACACGGCCCCCAATCCCGGGAACCATCTACGAGGTTGTGCTTGGGCATTACCTCGAGACGAGCAAACCCCAGTTCCGCGAGCTTTTGGAGAGATGGTCTCCTGACTTGTTCGAAAttaccaccatcacgacAGCCTTGGAGAACCAGCTCAACTACCGAGAAGTGAGGGAAGACAGCGTGGATGATGGCGAGGTTGGGCGCGACTGGCGCATCGTGATGGAGAGTCTTGCCAAGCTTCATGAAGCCAACGGCAGGAATAGGGAGGCTCTCAAATGTTACATCAAGCTGCAGGATGCGGATAACGCGATGAGGTTGATCAAGGATGGGCATTTGGCTGATGCCGTGGCGGATGACATCCCTAGCTTTCTCACTCTTCGTGTTCATCAAGGGCAGGCCAAGATGTCGAATGATGAGCTGGAACAGGCGACTCATGAGGCGATTACCCTGCTGGTGGACGAGGCACAGCATGGACTGGTCAAGCCggatgttgtggtggagcAGCTCCAGGAGAAGAAATTGGATCTGTACACGTTCTTTTATCTTCGGGGTTTATGGCGGGGGCAGGGGATTCACGAACATAGCGGGGAGTCGAGGGCGAGGCTTGTGACCGACAGTCAGTCTCTGGTGGACAATTTTGCTGATTTGGCGGTGCATTTGTTTGCAAAGTATGACCAGGGACTGTTGATGAGCTTTCTCAAGACTTCGACTGCATATgcgtttgaggag GCCGTCAAAGAATGCGATCGATACGATTACATCCCCGAGCTGGTCTACCTGTACTCCAAGACTGGGCAGATGAAGCGCGCCCTGACGCTCATTATTGAACGGCTGGGCGATGTCAGCCGCGCGATTGCTTTTGCCAAGGAACAAGACGATCCTGATCTTTGGGAGGATCTGCTCGAGTATAGTATGGACAAACCCCGGTTCATTAGGGGGTTgcttgaggaggtcgggACGGCGATTAATCCCATCACTCTTGTCAGACGGATTCCAGAGGGGCTGGAGATTGAtggtttgagggaggggttgaagcaTATCATGAAGGAGCATGATATCCAACACAGTATCAGCTCGGGCGTGGCAAAGGTGTTGAGGAGtgaggtggcggcggcgcagAATTTGCTGAGGAGTGggcagaggaagggggtgaagtttgaggttgtggttaAAGGCGGCGATCATGTTGATGTCAAGGCGAAGGATGTGCCTactgttgttggggagaagcatgaggttgttgatgatggggttgataATGAGGAGGTGCCTAAGCCGCCGGGGAAGAAGTGGGCGCCGGGGCATTGTGCGGGGTGTTGTGAGGCGTTTACGGAGTGGGAGATGGAGAcgttggttgggtttgcCTGTGGACATGTGTATCATTTGTCGCATTTGCTGGAGAAGATGCAcccgggggagagggtggatcAGAGCTTGGTGAATGCGGTTGGGGAGAGTGTGTCGCATCGGATAGGGGCCAAGGTGACGCATGcgatgttgttgagggacAAGATTGCGGGCGGGTGTCCTGTTTgcaaggaggcggaggagacgtGA
- a CDS encoding hypothetical protein (COG:O; EggNog:ENOG503P2UJ) — protein sequence MFIVLGTKSRNSSNISQHHLCSLFILFDISHITAAMAPIGKIYSYPGNYRVHIAQVAADLNNVELEFPSFQMGVTNKDPSFLSKFPLGKVPAFSSADDTFHLTEGLAIARYIASSGPASSQLLGADPKTSALIEQWALFGESELSGATIPPLLMVLAKMIPYDEARYNQCAGNLERAVKRLEEAVKDGRKFLVGDQLTLADLAVLGPMTLASKFLFDGEMRKQAPSVEGYLKGLLEVPEVKKHFGEVTFVEKRVQG from the exons ATGTTTATAGTCCTTGGAACCAAGTCACGCAATTCATCCAACATCTCGCAACATCATCTCTGCTCTCTCTTCATACTCTTTGACATCTCACACATAACCGCAGCCATGGCACCCATCGGCAAGATCTACTCCTACCCCGGCAACTACCGCGTCCACATC gcCCAAGTCGCCGCCGACCTCAACAATGTCGAGCTGGAGTTCCCTTCTTTCCAAATGGGCGTCACAAACAAAgacccctccttcctctccaaatTCCCCCTCGGCAAAGTCCctgccttctcctccgcagACGACACCTTCCACCTGACCGAAGGTCTCGCCATCGCGCGCTAcatcgcctcctccggccccgcctcttcccagctcctcggtGCTGACCCCAAGACCTCCGCCTTGATCGAGCAATGGGCTCTCTTTGGCGAGTCTGAGCTTTCCGGCGCTActatcccccctctcttgATGGTCTTGGCCAAAATGATCCCTTATGACGAGGCAAGGTATAACCAGTGCGCTGGCAACCTGGAGAGAGCCGTCAAGAGGcttgaggaggcggtcaaggaTGGGCGAAAGTTCCTTGTTGGTGACCAGTTGACTTTGGCTGATTTGGCTGTTTTGGGGCCCATGACTCTCGCGAGCAAGTTCTTGTTTGACGGGGAGATGAGAAAGCAGGCACCTTCTGTGGAGGGGTACCTCAAGGGTTTGTTGGAGGTGCCCGAGGTGAAGAAGCACTTTGGGGAGGTGACTTTTGTTGAGAAGAGGGTTCAGGGTTAA
- a CDS encoding hypothetical protein (EggNog:ENOG503NYD5; COG:S) has product MATPVVPVISQAPSATDPAVYAEYESKWATYPTDAQGWLERAREVAAVLSVDAAAREKANKSPKAEVALLKHSGLLKVLGPKKYGGGEQPWSVGYKVIREVAKGDGSIGMLLGYHLLWSRTAHVVGNDEQAERFQKLIIENNYYVGGAVNPRDNDLKITYDDSNFIYNGFKNFTTGAAVSDLIVLEGAIHDRPEEHIFAIVPTAQAGIQFQYNWDNVGLRLTESGSAKIEGISAPWTDALGWDVATKKPDPAVLGIPFPALLLPTIQLVFSNFYLGIALGALDFAKKYTTTSTRAWPYGGDNKEKATDEFYILSTYGNFFAHLRAAEALANQAGAEADRIYGTYQNNRAAFPIEERGEWAELVASVKVVTTDVGLRVTAGVFEVTGSRATASKVGLDRFWRDIRTHTLHDPVAYKNRELGRYVLLGEHPEPTWYT; this is encoded by the exons ATGGCCACTCCAGTGGTTCCTGTCATCAGCCAGGCTCCTTCCGCCACTGACCCAGCAGTCTATGCCGAGTACGAGTCGAAATGGGCGACCTATCCCACTGATGCTCAAGGCTGGCTTGAGCGTGCTCGTGAAGTTGCGGCTGTTTTGTCggttgatgctgctgctcgcgAGAAAGCCAACAAATCCCCAAAAGCCGAGGTTGCTCTTCTCAAGCACTCTGGGCTTTTGAAGGTTCTCGGCCCAAAAAAgtacggtggtggtgagcaacCATGGAGTGTCGGCTACAAGGTCATCAGAGAAGTTGCCAAAGGCGACGG CTCCATTGGCATGTTGCTTGGATACCACCTCTTGTGGTCACGAACAGCCCACGTGGTCGGCAATGATGAGCAGGCCGAACGGTTCCAGAAGCTCATCATTGAAAACAACTACTATGTCGGCGGCGCTGTCAACCCAAGAGACAATGACCTCAAGATCACATACGATGACTCCAACTTCATCTACAACGGCTTCAAGAACTTCACCACTGGCGCCGCTGTCTCTGATCTGATTGTCCTCGAGGGTGCCATTCATGACAGACCTGAAGAGCACATTTTTGCCATCGTTCCTACTGCCCAAGCTGGCATTCAGTTCCAGTACAACTGGGACAATGTTGGCTTGAGGTTGACGGAGTCTGGTAGCGCCAAGATTGAAGGCATCTCCGCCCCATGGACTGATGCTCTTGGTTGGGATGTGGCGACCAAGAAGCCCGACCCGGCTGTGCTGGGCATTCCTTTTCCCGCTCTCTTGCTTCCTAC TATTCAACTCGTGTTCAGCAATTTCTACCTTGGCATCGCCCTCGGCGCCTTGGACTTTGCCAAGAAGTACACCACAACCAGCACAAGAGCGTGGCCATACGGCGGCGAT aacaaggagaaggccaccGATGAGTTCtacatcctctccacctaCGGCAACTTCTTCGCCCACCTCCGTGCTGCCGAGGCCCTTGCCAACCAGGCTGGGGCCGAAGCTGACCGCATCTATGGCACCTACCAGAACAACCGAGCCGCCTTCCCCATCGAGGAGCGTGGTGAATGGGCCGAGTTGGTTGCCTCCGTCAAGGTTGTCACCACCGATGTTGGTCTTCGGGTGACAGCGGGAGTGTTTGAAGTGACTGGTTCCAGGGCAACTGCCAGCAAGGTCGGGCTGGACAGATTCTGGAGAGATATCAGAACCCACACTCTGCACGATCCGGTGGCTTACAAGAACCGAGAGCTGGGAAGATATGTCTTGCTCGGGGAGCACCCTGAGCCTACTTGGTACACGTAA
- a CDS encoding hypothetical protein (COG:E; EggNog:ENOG503NYH5), whose translation MAQPHELNTDPDRLLFAYWVPNVSGGLVVSKIPQNTSSSLKSNLTYARTAEQHGFEYALTQIRFTALYGASEQHESVSFSQALLHGTEKLKVIAAILPGPWTPAVVAKQLASIDNYTDGRIAVNIVSGWFKGEFHAIGEWWLDHAERYRRSNEFMRCLRGIWTAPEDEGFTFSGDFYRFKNYKLAPKPVQKPHPPIFQGGNSEDARVNGAEVADWYFMNGNDLEGFRAQIQDVKARAAKVGREEHVKFAVNGFVIVRDTEEEAIRVLQEIQGKADQDAIEAFAQEVKNAGQSTKEKQGMWATSTFNDLVQYNDGFKTKLVGTKEQVAERIVLLKALGVNLLLTAFLHYDQEVEQFGKEVLPLVRKLEAEGRGKDVAYEIERTGAVYQKH comes from the coding sequence ATGGCTCAACCACACGAACTCAACACCGACCCCGACCGTCTTCTCTTCGCCTACTGGGTCCCCAACGTCTCGGGCGGCCTCGTCGTCTCCAAAATCCCCCAAaacacctcttcctccctcaaatCCAACCTGACCTACGCCCGCACCGCCGAACAGCACGGCTTCGAGTACGCCCTCACCCAAATCCGCTTCACGGCCCTCTACGGCGCCTCGGAACAGCACGAGtccgtctccttctcccaggccctcctccacggcacCGAAAAGCTCAAagtcatcgccgccatcctccccggCCCTTGGACACCAGCCGTCGTTGCCAAGCAGCTCGCCAGCATCGACAATTACACCGACGGTAGAATCGCCGTCAACATCGTCTCGGGCTGGTTTAAGGGCGAGTTCCACGCCATTGGGGAGTGGTGGCTGGATCACGCCGAGAGATACAGACGCTCGAATGAGTTCATGAGGTGTCTGCGTGGTATCTGGACCGCGCCCGAGGATGAAGGTTTCACCTTTTCGGGAGACTTTTACCGGTTCAAGAATTACAAGCTGGCGCCTAAGCCGGTGCAGAAGCCGCACCCGCCTATCTTCCAGGGGGGAAATAGTGAGGATGCGAGGGTGAATGGGGCTGAGGTGGCGGATTGGTATTTTATGAATGGAAATGATCTCGAGGGGTTCAGGGCGCAAATTCAGGATGTCAAGGCGAGGGCTGCCAAGGTTGGCAGGGAGGAGCACGTCAAGTTTGCGGTGAATGGGTTTGTGATTGTGAGGGataccgaggaggaggcgattAGAGTGCTGCAGGAGATTCAGGGCAAGGCCGACCAGGATGCGATTGAGGCGTTTGCGCAGGAAGTGAAGAATGCTGGCCAGAGcaccaaggagaagcagggCATGTGGGCGACGAGCACGTTTAATGATCTGGTGCAGTATAATGATGGGTTCAAGACCAAGTTGGTCGGTACCAAGGAGCAGGTGGCCGAGAGAATTGTGTTGCTCAAGGCTTTGGGTGTCAACTTGCTCTTGACCGCCTTCCTTCATTACGATCAGGAGGTTGAGCAGTTTGGCAAGGAGGTGCTTCCGCTGGTACGGAAgctcgaggccgagggacGTGGCAAGGACGTCGCGTATGAGATTGAGAGGACTGGTGCCGTTTATCAGAAGCACTAA
- a CDS encoding hypothetical protein (EggNog:ENOG503PAC8; CAZy:CE3; COG:S), translated as MGGVPTRPATRIMIVGDSISHGREGDWTWRYRIWEWFRQNNTPVVFVGPHKGTIPPPPEDDRTRDGGYAPDVDRDFLQDCYHYSWWGKAACVVKDGIGEQVATHKPDLCLVELGFNDIGWGISDPGGTLKSMEALITEARTHNQALKFAIANVPQRTIVPGLGDLPVRVETYNELLAQAIPSWNQPSSPVVLVHLCENYLCREGSYDGLHPGALGEFEIAQAFSRTLLSPEFALTDRSTKELEIPQPVPRRVLSTPVNLAAAASSPNHEGWARLTVTWDLVYGAYSYDIRIKTGHDDAWWDWHPVQDTRYQLWCSPMHLPTPEWKAQVRATAGEHVTSNNSQLVNVIVGQEDDL; from the coding sequence ATGGGCGGAGTACCGACACGACCGGCCACAAGGATCATGATCGTGGGAGACTCGATTTCCCACGGCCGTGAAGGCGACTGGACTTGGCGGTATCGAATATGGGAATGGTTTCGACAAAACAACACTCCCGTTGTGTTTGTGGGGCCGCACAAGGGCAccatcccacctcctccagagGACGATCGAACTCGCGATGGGGGGTACGCTCCAGATGTGGACCGAGATTTCCTCCAGGATTGCTATCATTATTCTTGGTGGGGAAAAGCAGCATGCGTCGTCAAGGACGGAATTGGCGAACAGGTCGCCACACACAAGCCGGACCTGTGTCTTGTAGAGTTGGGCTTTAACGACATTGGGTGGGGCATAAGCGATCCAGGGGGAACCCTCAAGAGCATGGAGGCCTTGATAACAGAAGCGCGCACTCACAACCAGGCCCTCAAATTTGCCATCGCGAACGTACCGCAGCGTACTATTGTTCCGGGGCTGGGTGATCTACCCGTGAGAGTTGAGACATATAACGAACTGCTCGCTCAAGCAATCCCAAGCTGGAATCAACCGTCGTCACCCGTTGTTTTGGTTCATCTTTGCGAGAACTACCTTTGCAGAGAAGGATCCTACGATGGGCTTCACCCTGGCGCTCTTGGCGAATTTGAGATTGCCCAAGCCTTCTCGCGCACGCTGCTCTCTCCCGAATTTGCCTTGACAGACAGGTCAACAAAAGAGCTCGAGATCCCTCAACCGGTGCCGCGTCGTGTGTTGTCTACGCCAGTCAACCTTGCAGCAGCGGCGTCATCGCCAAATCACGAGGGCTGGGCCAGGCTCACAGTCACATGGGACCTCGTCTACGGTGCCTACTCTTACGACATTCGAATAAAGACTGGACATGACGACGCTTGGTGGGACTGGCATCCGGTGCAGGACACACGATATCAGCTCTGGTGCTCGCCAATGCACCTCCCTACACCAGAGTGGAAGGCTCAAGTACGAGCCACCGCCGGCGAGCATGTCACATCAAACAACAGCCAATTGGTGAACGTTATTGTCGGGCAGGAGGATGATCTCTAG
- a CDS encoding hypothetical protein (EggNog:ENOG503PVSU): protein MRWTQFYSPLLAGLLATTSLAATWERDVWAPTFRVGGKGGSEFELLAETGQTVQKIRVFRVATTKNKQTLRGIQVTFSDGATRSAGALEGESKDYHFLPGESITEMTLWGNGDGKRTGRILFKTTIGGEFDHGQDTTGQGNFVMEVGSGMLIGFVGRAGKEMDQLSPVFIRKLAKDPVLEDVRIDSYNPFANLELETLSTKKVKWDGVAHNWSFGDTIMRSTSTTWTTSSSTSLTFGMSIKAGIPASVETSVSWSTSSSSSQSTTQSKDKTLTWSLGGRINGPEEAVNCTAQVWSGNLNIGWDGVLVLDTGVRVYRIPTRGTLKRVDVSEVISQCSPLYPELVRPGSTQPAVQTPTPTPTGFLTVTTTSLSTPSSSPSTGIKPQPGTVENCAEFHKVVAGDTCHNIAQGAGITLDEFYALNKKVTIDFECDNLYRGYHVCVGLAA from the exons ATGCGTTGGACACAGTTCTACTCCCCCCTTCTTGCTGGGCTCTTGGCCACTACATCTCTTGCCGCAACATGGGAGAGAGACGTCTGGGCGCCGACCTTCCGTGTCggtggaaaaggaggcaGCGAATTTGAGTTGCTGGCTGAAACCGGCCAAACCGTCCAAAAGATTCGCGTCTTCAGGGTAGCCACCACGAAGAACAAGCAAACTCTCCGGGGCATCCAGGTTACCTTCTCTGATGGCGCGACCCGAAGCGCTGGAGCATTGGAGGGTGAATCCAAAGACTACCACTTTCTACCAGGCGAATCAATCACCGAAATGACTCTGTGGGGTAACGGTGATGGAAAACGCACCGGCCGCATTCTGTTCAAAACCACCATTGGAGGCGAGTTTGATCACGGGCAAGACACAACTGGTCAAGGAAACTTTGTCATGGAGGTTGGATCGGGAATGCTCATCGGCTTTGTTGGAAGAGCAGGCAAGGAGATGGACCAGCTGTCCCCTGTTTTTATCAGGAAGCTGGCCAAAGATCCGGTGCTCGAGGATGTCCGCATTGACTCGTACAATCCCTTTGCGAATCTCGAGCTGGAGACATTAAGCACCAAAAAGGTGAAATGGGATGGAGTGGCCCACAACTGGAGCTTCGGTGACACGATCATGCGTTCTACATCCACGACTTGGACAACTTCATCGTCTACCAGTTTGACTTTCGGCATGTCCATCAAAGCTGGCATTCCGGCGTC TGTCGAGACATCCGTGTCATGGTCTACGAGCTCTTCCTCTAGCCAGTCGACGACTCAGAGCAAAGATAAGACATTGACCTGGTCCCTTGGCGGACGGATTAATGGACCCGAGGAGGCTGTTAA TTGCACGGCGCAGGTTTGGTCAGGCAACCTGAATATCGGATGGGACGGCGTTCTCGTCCTCGACACTGGTGTCAGAGTGTACAGAATACCTACTCGGGGCACTTTGAAGAGGGTAGACGTGTCCGAGGTCATTTCACAATGCAGCCCGCTGTACCCAGAGCTTGTCCGTCCCGGGTCAACCCAACCAGCTGTCCAGActcccacacccacacctaCAGGCTTCctcaccgtcaccacaaCATCTCTCTCGACTCCttcgtcttctccctctACGGGGATCAAGCCACAGCCAGGCACCGTTGAGAACTGCGCTGAATTCCACAAGGTGGTCGCTGGAGATACATGCCACAATATTGCGCAGGGAGCAGGGATTACCTTGGACGAGTTTTACGCGTTGAACAAAAAGGTCACGATTGACTTTGAGTGCGACAACCTCTACCGCGGCTACCATGTTTGCGTTGGTCTCGCTGCATGA